GTGTTTATCTGGGCAGAGAAAAAAACAATGAGTTTTTTCCTTCATTTGCGCTGCTTGATATTCTTGCTCAGATTTCTTGTGAAAAAGTTATCGTTAGTGAACTCGGAGAGCTTGATTTTTTATATGGTAAAAATTTAAAACAGAAACATATCATCAAAATATTAGGAAAAAAAGAAGATGGTTGTTTAAAACTAGTGCAGAATATACATGATGAGAATCTTGGATATGGGAAGCTCATTCAAGATTCAAAGAGTCATTCGCAAGTTTTGAAACATATTCTTGATCGTGGTATTTTTTTAAAATTGGATAGACACCCGGAACTATAGCAAAAATGCATAATGTGAAAAGCCTTAAAAAGCCTTATAAATACCTTGTTTATTTCGACATCCCTACAATAATAAAAATCATAGGTGTTCGGATATGGCGCGAAAACCAGCAAGTATGTATCGATATGTTCGAAGTATGGCGACAACCCGTCGTGAATATATGGGTGGTGTTCCTGCACCGCGTATTACTCAATTTGTCATTGGAAATAAAACCGAAGATTTTCCTATTTTTTTAACGTTAAATGCTGTTGAAAAATGTCAACTTCGTCATAATTCGCTTGAGGCAGCTCGTGTCTCTGCGAACAAAACACTTGAATCAAAAGCAGGACTTGCAAATTATCGGCTTCATGTCCGGGTCTATCCACATATTGTCCTACGAGAAAACAAACAAGCAACAGGGGCTGGGGCAGATCGTGTATCGCAGGGAATGAGACGAGCCTATGGTAAACCGGTTGGAACTGCGGCACGTGTCAAACCGGATCAGATTATTATGACACTTGAAACAACAGAACAGTTTTTCTCCTTAGCTAAAGATGCATTACGGAAAGCAAGCATGAAACTTTCAACACCCTGTACCATTAATGTTGTCAAAGGTCCTACGCCGCTCAAACAAGCATAAAAAATGATATTTTTCGTGTCCTTTTTTATCCCGGAA
The DNA window shown above is from Candidatus Thermoplasmatota archaeon and carries:
- a CDS encoding 50S ribosomal protein L16, with product MARKPASMYRYVRSMATTRREYMGGVPAPRITQFVIGNKTEDFPIFLTLNAVEKCQLRHNSLEAARVSANKTLESKAGLANYRLHVRVYPHIVLRENKQATGAGADRVSQGMRRAYGKPVGTAARVKPDQIIMTLETTEQFFSLAKDALRKASMKLSTPCTINVVKGPTPLKQA